A single genomic interval of Pyrobaculum arsenaticum DSM 13514 harbors:
- a CDS encoding SPFH domain-containing protein — translation MPQVIQWVNPKEGEIIWRYPVDRIEWGAQLIVEEWQAAVFMRDGKVYDVFRAGRHTLTTLNLPLLTQVLSRVAGFEKSPFVATVIYVSLKQHQLPFGGRGQTVELAPIQFYGTAWFRVADPALFVTQVVGGQNIYTTEDLQKFLRGYFNELLMAELSRQSIFTIYGNLDQVSFIAKNAIQPQFARLGLELIDVRFEGLDVTDQIWRDRLFFIRATGVNPSEYLRMETVQKAAAELGKSPGAAAGTGIVLIPPLLWPQQQQAPAQQQQPAAGVSQQAATQGVVCPQCGYVNPPGAKFCINCGYMLGKKCPQCGYVNPPDAKFCMNCGAKLP, via the coding sequence GTGCCTCAAGTTATTCAATGGGTAAACCCAAAAGAGGGCGAGATTATCTGGCGCTATCCTGTAGATAGAATTGAGTGGGGGGCCCAGCTGATCGTGGAGGAGTGGCAAGCCGCAGTGTTTATGCGGGACGGGAAAGTGTACGACGTGTTCCGCGCGGGGAGGCACACCCTCACCACGTTGAACTTGCCACTCCTTACCCAGGTGCTGAGCAGGGTGGCCGGCTTCGAGAAGTCGCCTTTCGTCGCCACTGTGATATATGTGTCGCTGAAGCAACACCAACTCCCCTTCGGCGGGAGGGGGCAGACCGTGGAGCTGGCTCCCATACAGTTCTACGGCACTGCGTGGTTCCGGGTGGCCGACCCAGCCCTCTTCGTGACGCAGGTGGTGGGCGGGCAGAACATATACACGACGGAGGATCTCCAGAAGTTTTTGAGGGGCTACTTCAACGAGCTCCTCATGGCCGAGCTGTCGAGGCAGTCCATCTTCACCATATACGGCAACTTGGACCAGGTCAGCTTCATAGCGAAAAACGCGATTCAGCCCCAGTTCGCCCGCCTAGGCCTTGAGCTAATCGACGTTAGGTTCGAGGGGCTTGACGTCACTGACCAGATCTGGCGCGACAGGCTCTTCTTCATAAGGGCCACGGGGGTGAACCCCTCAGAGTACCTCCGCATGGAGACGGTGCAAAAGGCCGCCGCCGAGCTCGGAAAAAGCCCCGGCGCCGCCGCGGGGACGGGCATAGTCCTCATACCGCCCCTTCTCTGGCCCCAGCAACAGCAAGCACCGGCACAGCAACAACAGCCCGCGGCCGGCGTTTCGCAACAAGCCGCTACTCAGGGAGTTGTATGTCCTCAGTGTGGCTACGTCAACCCGCCCGGGGCTAAATTCTGCATTAACTGCGGGTATATGCTTGGTAAGAAGTGCCCCCAGTGTGGCTACGTCAACCCGCCAGACGCCAAGTTCTGCATGAACTGCGGCGCCAAGCTCCCGTGA
- a CDS encoding DUF1152 domain-containing protein encodes MSLYLAIGGGGDVVFAAALAGEEAVGQLPWERFVVDPEPGPVPPSALREVVDLGGGLYLATPRSYAERGGRIFKTQGMCVAEVLKKSVYLADPYKKPSELSKTLSRFNRIIGVDVGGDVLGIGCEDSLRSPLSDAYGLAVLAKAKELGIEAEVWVMSLGADGELSREYLMNRLAEAARAGALLGSVGIGRAQMEVLESLVGRCVTEASAVAVRAFRGEHGPSTMRGGTRQIVVDACALVGFRFDPSALLALNKAARLIYQHDAPIDEAAEILLAHGMPTELHLERLLAKGMTLGEAVEELKGMKRC; translated from the coding sequence GTGTCTTTGTATTTGGCGATTGGCGGGGGTGGAGATGTGGTCTTCGCCGCTGCTCTAGCCGGGGAGGAGGCGGTGGGGCAGTTGCCCTGGGAGCGCTTCGTGGTGGACCCCGAGCCCGGGCCCGTGCCGCCAAGTGCTCTGCGCGAAGTAGTAGACCTCGGAGGAGGGCTATACCTCGCTACGCCGAGGAGCTACGCGGAGAGGGGCGGGAGGATATTCAAGACTCAGGGCATGTGCGTCGCTGAGGTTTTGAAAAAGTCCGTCTACCTGGCAGACCCCTATAAAAAGCCGAGCGAGCTGTCCAAAACTTTGTCGCGGTTTAACAGAATCATCGGCGTCGACGTTGGGGGCGATGTGTTGGGCATTGGATGTGAGGACTCTCTGAGGAGCCCCCTCTCCGACGCCTACGGCCTGGCGGTGTTGGCAAAGGCAAAGGAGCTGGGCATCGAGGCCGAGGTCTGGGTCATGTCGCTGGGGGCCGACGGCGAGTTGAGCAGGGAGTATCTCATGAACAGGTTGGCCGAGGCGGCCCGGGCAGGCGCACTGCTTGGGTCTGTGGGTATCGGGAGGGCCCAGATGGAGGTCTTAGAGTCGCTGGTGGGGAGGTGCGTTACGGAGGCGTCGGCGGTGGCTGTGAGGGCATTCCGCGGGGAGCACGGGCCGTCTACGATGCGCGGCGGGACTAGACAGATCGTGGTAGATGCCTGCGCCTTGGTGGGATTCCGCTTCGACCCATCGGCGCTTTTGGCCCTTAACAAGGCGGCTAGGCTAATTTACCAGCACGACGCTCCTATCGACGAGGCGGCGGAGATCCTCTTAGCGCACGGGATGCCGACAGAGCTCCACTTAGAGCGGCTTTTGGCAAAGGGCATGACCTTAGGGGAGGCGGTGGAGGAGTTGAAGGGGATGAAGCGTTGCTAG